AAGCCCACTAAATTGGCCAGATTATCAAAGAGATCTTCCAGGTGGAAATCAATGGCCTCTACATCTAACTTGCCGGCTTCAATTTTAGAAAAGTCCAAGATGTCGTTAATAATGCCCAACAAAGCATCGGCAGATCGGTGAACTTTGTGAATATAGTTACGTTGACGGCTGGTTAACTGTGTCTGTAAAGCCAGGTGTGACATCCCGATAATGGCATTCATCGGGGTACGGATTTCATGACTCATATTGGCCAAAAAGTCACTTTTGGCCTGGTTCGCAGCATCGGCCTCCTCTTTGGCTTCTTGCAGCTGCGCGGTCATCTGTTTGATCGAGGTAATATCTTGCGAGACCCCACAAATGCCATATGGGTGTCCCTCTCCATCAATCAAAGCAAATTTATTGGAGAGATAGGTGTGTATGCCATCATCCTGGGGGTTTTGCTCCTCGGACTGGACCACCTCCCCACTGGTCAACGCTTGCTGATCATTGGCAACAAACCCATCTGCGGCCTCTTTGGAAAACAGATCGTAATCTGTTTTGCCCAGCACATCATCACTCTGCAAGCCCAAGGTCAAAGACCAGATTTTATTCACCAGAAAATAACGACCTTGCATATCTTTGGCATAGATTAACGCTGGGGAGTTATCCAAGATCGACTGCAACTGCTGACGGCTTTTATCCAGCTCTGTGGTCCGCTCCTCAACCAACTCTTCCAACTGCTCTTTGTGTTGCCGGATCTCAGTTCTGGCCTGCTCAGCATCCTCCGCCAAGCTCATGGCAGCTACCCGTTCTTTTTGCATCTGCTCAGCACGCTGGACAATGGCCTTCTCAGCTTGGGCTGAACGATGCCGCTCCACGGAAAGACTGGCCAACATCTGCGCAAATTTGGAGAGGAAGCCAAGGATACCAGGCAGTTTATCTTCTGTGATCACCGGTACTTTATCGATCGCCTTTAGATAGCTATCGGTATCGTAATCATATTGAGCGGCCTGCATGGTGAAGTACTTTTTATCTGCCGGCTGCAACAGGAACTGGCCAATAAACACGTTTGCTATATGCTCCCCATGGATCGTAATGGGCGCAGCACAATCGGTCAGGCCATTGTTACAACGGTACATGGAAAAAGGCTTACCCTCTTCCAGGTTTAAGGCTAGCTGGGTATCGCTTTCAATACACTGTGCGCAACTGCGTTCATCCTTACGATGAAAATCTGTACAAGCTTGTTGCCAACGTGCCGCCGCAAGAATATTGCCCTCCAGATCAATAATGGCCGAAGCGATATCCACAGAGTTGCAAAAATCATTGAGTAAATCCTGCAACTGTTGAAGATCCATCAATTTAGCGATGTCTAACTTACCATCCGCACCTTCAACCTGCTGATCGACATCCGCCATGTCACCAAGCACGGAGTTCTGAGCAGCAACAGAGTCATAACGCACCGTTAAACCCTGTATTTCATTAAGATGATTAACTTCTTGCTTAAGCTCAACAATACGCTGTTCACGGTCCACAGCAAGCAGGTTAAACCGCTCTACTTCCGACATACGTGCTTTGTACATGTCAGCTTCTTTAAGCTGCTGCTCGGCCTCTTTCCTGGCACGGATATCCCGCAAAGAGCTGGCCACCAACAGGCCATCATCCGTCTCAATCGGGCTCAGAGAGACCTCCACGGGGATTTTATGCCCCTGTTTATGCACCGCCATCAGCTCCATGCCCTCCCCCATGGCTCTGGCATGAGGATGCGCCATATAGTCCCGACGTTTGGCAATATGCTCAAAGCGGACGGATTCAGGAATCAACAGCTCTACAGGCTGACCCAACAGAGCCTCACGCGTATAACCAAACAGCTCTTCTGAGCGACGGTTAATGGTGTTAATCCGCCCTTTAGCATCCACCACCACCATGGGGTCTGGTGTGGATTCCAGCAGTGTGCGGAACTGTTTTTCTCGGGCTTTTAGGCGGGCTTCGGTCTCCAAGCGCTTGGTAATATCTCGGAAAACCACCACAGCCCCCACCACTTCGCCCTCTTTAAGCATGGGCACGGCACTATACTCAACCGGCAAGCTGCTTTTGTCCCGTTTCCACAACACTTCATCGGTGACCTCGGTAGAGTCCCCACGGGTTGCTGCATGGCGCATGGGGCATTTTTCAACCGGGTACTCACGACCATCGGGATAGGCGTGGTGCACCATCGCATGCATACGCTCCCCGACCAGCTCCTCCTGGCTATACCCCAACAATTGAGCCGCAGCAGGGTTCACAAAGGTCGTACGCCCTTCGGTATCCAGGCCAAAGATACCATCGGTCACGGAACTCAAGATCAAACGGCTACGCTGCTCCGACTCTGCCAAAGCATCCTGCATGCGTTTGCGTGCCGTAAAGTCAGCAACGGTTCCCACCATGCGGGCGACAGTGCCGTCCGTATTCCAGGCAACCGCAGCCCCTTTGGAGACCAACCAATGCACATCATTATCTTTAACCCCACGATACTCCACATGGTAGCTGGATATAGACCCATCCCGGTAGGCTTGGCCCTGCTGTAATACACGGTCACGATCTTCGGGGTGGATGGTCTCCAACCATAGATCCCGGTGAGATTGAGTGCCCTCACGGGGGGTACCAAAAATCTCCCGGTAGCGATCATTGACTATGGTCTCACCAGTGACCAGATCCACATCCCAGAACCCAAGGTCCCCCCCGGCCAGGGCCAAGTTCAACCGCTCTTCCCGCTCTTCAATGGCTTTGGCACTAATCCGTGAATCGGAGATATCTGTCAGGGTGACCACCAACCCCCCGGTATCTGTGGGCGATTGACGAATATCCACCACCCGACCCTGTGGCAGGTTGAGCTCTAAACGGAGTTCTTGCCGCTGTTTTAGGGTGTGCAACCGCTCTTTCACAAAATGAGCATGGGCTTGATCCCCATAGTCCCCACGCTCAACCAAATAGTGAATGATCGGCTCAATTGATGCGCCAACTTTGACCATATCTTCTGGAAGATGAAGCAGCTGCACATAGCGCTGGTTGTAGAGCACAAACTTCAGGTCATCATCCAACATAAACAGCCCATCAGACATACTGGATAAGGCCTGTTTTAAATGCCCACTAAGTGCCTCCAGCTCCTGGGTTCGCACTTCAACCTTTTGTTCAAGCTCATCACGTGCCTGCAACAAAGAGCGGTTGGCCCGGGCACTCATCCACAAGGTTAAACCGGTTAAGGTCAGCGCCAGTACGATGGTAAAACCCAAAACCGTGACAACCATGCCACGAAAAGCCTTAAAAGGGGCCATGGCCTCTTCAAAGTCCAGCTCTGTGATCAACCCCATTTTGAGCTGTTCATTCCAGCGCCACGCCCCCAGTACCGGAAAGTTGCGATAATCCAGATAACCATCCAGCGCCATGCCCGTTTTGCCTGCCAAGGTCTGAGCCGCAGAGTAGATAAGAGGAGAGTCTGGATTATCATCCGCAGCCAACCGTAAACCAACAGAACTCTTAAGTGTTTTTGGAACACGCCCCAAACGATGCAACGCGTCTAAAAAGCGGGAGTTGGTCACCATACGCCCCATGGTGTCCATCAAATAGGTTTCACCACTATCCAGCGAACGTGTCTGGTTGGTAATGCGGGTCAACACTTCACTGGCATCAATGGCCATGAGAAGTAGCGTGCGCTCCTGACCAAAGCCCACCGGGGCTGCCAAGTACACCACACTTTTCAGGTGTGCCTCACCCTTTGGAGCCCCTTTTTGTTTAAGGGGCATTAACTGGGGAATAACCTGTATCCCGCCCACAAAAGCCAGTTTGGCTTGCTGCCAACCCTGGGTGTGTTGAATGGGTTCAAAGAGCGCACCTTGACCGGTGTGGGCCAACAGTTTGCCTTGATCATTCATCACCGCGAACCCCAAAGCCTGGTGGCCATGGCTACTCAAATGTCGGCGCAGCTGGGTAATGGTATGAATGCGCTCCATCTGTGGTAGGTCACGGTTTAATTGCCGCGCCAGACGGATCAGTTGTGGATTGGTTGTCAGCTGTTGATGGTGGGTCGACATACCTTCCAGCCATAACCCCAAGGCATGACTTGTGGTATTTAAGGCAACCTGCAAACCCTGACCAACTCGTTGTTTATATTGATTTTCCTGAATGTTCAGCCCCCACCAGGAGAGTAAAATGGCCATGGCGATAAAACTGACCACTCCCAAGGAACCAAAGGTACGGATACGGCGACTACTCAACAGCAAGACCGCATCATCAGAATAACGCCGGATCACCCGGGTAATGAACAGAGCCACCAAAGCCAGCGTGCCCAGCAGTATCAAGGCGACCTGCATTAAAGGTACATCTAACAGGGCGTCCTGTTGTACGGGTTCAACCACCGGTTGGGCAGGTACCCAGCGTTGCATGATGGCATGCATCTGCTCATCACTCAGATCATCCAACGCTTTTTGTAAAATCCCCACCAGTTGCGGCATGGATTTTTGCACACCGATGTGCAAAACAGAGGGT
The Magnetococcus sp. PR-3 DNA segment above includes these coding regions:
- a CDS encoding PAS domain S-box protein; amino-acid sequence: MQFSWLRLFGLFVWLLLCLPSELLASPAAHAAGVHTATPHHRVALLIPRKDPFWHRLSQFTQKAAKDLGVTLHIYNFQDSAQTLLERTKTALKVGVDGLILPGYRGGAEQALAAADGAGVPTILINAPLADYQQQPRTHYRHWLGSVLPDDRQAGHALIRQLVMLGQEKGLQPIQVLAIEGNAADASSRDRVQGLRRFLSSFPDGQVKLTLVEGDWDPAQAVVQLDKAWKENPHFNLIWCANDHMARGVADRIVEMDLPIPPLVGGVDWDEESVEYLQQGKLAVSVGGHFLDGAWALVMLHDYLSGVDFAHQQLVYDSLMVAATGTNIERYQPFFGQETQDFDFSKYSLVDEPDRFAYVFDLQTAYKRNQRHGQSSKIALKLEPKQLEWLQQQQRIRIGLMQGWAPVAFKGRTGQPSGISASILEAINQRLGGQIKVVSAPWPSLLEDLKQKRIDGLMDITPNSEREGWIDFTKPYLSIPHVIVGKRTRTDLGSLEALQGKKLALEAGFGSRVELRTRFPSIEILSYPGTSAALEAVARGEVDAYVGNRAVALHLISQKLLHSLAPLGVATKEPSVLHIGVQKSMPQLVGILQKALDDLSDEQMHAIMQRWVPAQPVVEPVQQDALLDVPLMQVALILLGTLALVALFITRVIRRYSDDAVLLLSSRRIRTFGSLGVVSFIAMAILLSWWGLNIQENQYKQRVGQGLQVALNTTSHALGLWLEGMSTHHQQLTTNPQLIRLARQLNRDLPQMERIHTITQLRRHLSSHGHQALGFAVMNDQGKLLAHTGQGALFEPIQHTQGWQQAKLAFVGGIQVIPQLMPLKQKGAPKGEAHLKSVVYLAAPVGFGQERTLLLMAIDASEVLTRITNQTRSLDSGETYLMDTMGRMVTNSRFLDALHRLGRVPKTLKSSVGLRLAADDNPDSPLIYSAAQTLAGKTGMALDGYLDYRNFPVLGAWRWNEQLKMGLITELDFEEAMAPFKAFRGMVVTVLGFTIVLALTLTGLTLWMSARANRSLLQARDELEQKVEVRTQELEALSGHLKQALSSMSDGLFMLDDDLKFVLYNQRYVQLLHLPEDMVKVGASIEPIIHYLVERGDYGDQAHAHFVKERLHTLKQRQELRLELNLPQGRVVDIRQSPTDTGGLVVTLTDISDSRISAKAIEEREERLNLALAGGDLGFWDVDLVTGETIVNDRYREIFGTPREGTQSHRDLWLETIHPEDRDRVLQQGQAYRDGSISSYHVEYRGVKDNDVHWLVSKGAAVAWNTDGTVARMVGTVADFTARKRMQDALAESEQRSRLILSSVTDGIFGLDTEGRTTFVNPAAAQLLGYSQEELVGERMHAMVHHAYPDGREYPVEKCPMRHAATRGDSTEVTDEVLWKRDKSSLPVEYSAVPMLKEGEVVGAVVVFRDITKRLETEARLKAREKQFRTLLESTPDPMVVVDAKGRINTINRRSEELFGYTREALLGQPVELLIPESVRFEHIAKRRDYMAHPHARAMGEGMELMAVHKQGHKIPVEVSLSPIETDDGLLVASSLRDIRARKEAEQQLKEADMYKARMSEVERFNLLAVDREQRIVELKQEVNHLNEIQGLTVRYDSVAAQNSVLGDMADVDQQVEGADGKLDIAKLMDLQQLQDLLNDFCNSVDIASAIIDLEGNILAAARWQQACTDFHRKDERSCAQCIESDTQLALNLEEGKPFSMYRCNNGLTDCAAPITIHGEHIANVFIGQFLLQPADKKYFTMQAAQYDYDTDSYLKAIDKVPVITEDKLPGILGFLSKFAQMLASLSVERHRSAQAEKAIVQRAEQMQKERVAAMSLAEDAEQARTEIRQHKEQLEELVEERTTELDKSRQQLQSILDNSPALIYAKDMQGRYFLVNKIWSLTLGLQSDDVLGKTDYDLFSKEAADGFVANDQQALTSGEVVQSEEQNPQDDGIHTYLSNKFALIDGEGHPYGICGVSQDITSIKQMTAQLQEAKEEADAANQAKSDFLANMSHEIRTPMNAIIGMSHLALQTQLTSRQRNYIHKVHRSADALLGIINDILDFSKIEAGKLDVEAIDFHLEDLFDNLANLVGLKAEEKGVELLFDVDPHLPTALVGDPLRLGQILTNLGNNAVKFTTTGEIVVFARLKEVQANGVLLHFGVQDSGIGMTPEQQAKLFKSFSQADSSTTRKYGGTGLGLVISKKLTEMMSGEIWVESEPGQGSTFHFTALLPVQQNPKPRLTVDREALSGLRVLVVDDNANSREILSSMAVTFGLEVDAAESGADALRRIEEADQANLTYDLALMDWKMPRLNGVETVKRMQQSHAGETPAVIMVTAYGRDEALAEAERHAAEIKAVLTKPVTASTLLDAIGESLGRGLVRHEGGSGEKINHAQQEATKVKGAKVLLVEDNEINQELALELLANGGVIADVADNGQICLEMLEQSTYDGVLMDLQMPVMDGFTATRAIREQAKYKDLPVIAMTANAMAGDREKVLAAGMNDHIAKPINVRDMFATMAKWITPSGVATAMPEVKELAQGAAPLDPLPELPGIDSQIGLNVAQGNERLYRRLLQKFVTNQSDFEATFRAAWQAEDLATATRHAHTLKGVAGNLGATEVQQAAKLLETACMEDPAGIGASLDHLLPVLEQVLAGLENLSLAQAASTPATPSLDLAQLKPLLVSIREKLVDDDSEALEDMDQLEPLVAGTALADLLKQVIEPVQEYEFEQALDALDTFEQHLSTMPETGHLSDTLDWAHIQTLLNQLHDMLEEDDSEAVELMETLEPLLAQTPYAEGLATMVELVNGYDFEEALETLDQLQKNLNSQQRGA